The following is a genomic window from Aquificota bacterium.
CAAGTACAAAGGCCTTAAGGTCTTTAGCTTTTATGGCGGTACGCCAGTGCAAAAGGACTTAGAACTACTTTGGAAAATCACACCAAACATAGTGGTTGGAACTCCGGGAAGGCTAAAAGACCTTATGATGAGAGGCCTTTTTAACTTTGATAACCTCAAATACTTTGTGCTGGATGAGGCTGACAGGATGCTTGATATGGGCTTTATAGAGGATATTGAGTGGATAATATCCCAGCTACCAAAGGAGAGACAAACCTTTCTCTTTTCCGCCACCATGCCAAGGGAAGTGGAAAGCCTTGCCAAAAGGCACCTAAGGAAGGACTACAAGTTTGTAAAGGTTATAACGGAAGAGCTAAAGCCAAAGATAGAAGAAAGGCTTATAAAGCTTAACTCTTCAAGGCAAAAGCTTTCCGAGCTTGAAAAGATACTAAGAGAGCATCTCCTTGAAAAGGTCATAGTCTTTGTAAAGACAAAGAAGGATGCAAGAGAGATAACAGAAGAGCTAAAAAGAAGGGGCTTTAATGTGGTCTCCTTGCACGGCGATATGACACAAAGACAGAGGGAAAACTCTTTGAGACTCTTTAAAGAAGGAAAGGTAAAAATAGTGGTGGCCACCGATGTGGCCTCAAGGGGCCTTGATATAAAGGGCGTGAGCCTTGTGATAAACTACCACATACCGGAGGACCCAGAGGTGTATATACACCGGATAGGAAGGACTGGTAGGATCGGCTCCTACGGCAAGGCCTATAGCTTAGTGACGCCAGAGGACAGCAGGGCCCTTATGAGGATAAAGAAGCTAAAGGAAAGCTATTCAGAAGCATAATATGGACCTTAAAGAAAGGGCTTTAAAAGTTAGGCTTTTGGTCCTTGATGTGGACGGTGTGCTTACCGATGGGAGGCTGTATTACACTTCAAGGGGGGAGGAGATAAAGGTCTTTAATGTAAAGGATGGCTTTGGTATAAAGATGGCGCAGATGGCTGGCATAAGGGTTGGAGTCATCTCTGGAAGGAAGAGCAAAGCCCTAAGGAAGAGGCTTGAGGAGCTTGGCATAGAAGAGGCCCACCTTGGCTTTAACGAAAAGCTTCCTGTTTTGGAAGATATGCTAAGGAGGCTTTCCATTGACCTTGAGCATGTGGCCTTTATTGGGGATGACTATGTGGACCTGCCCATCTTAAAAAGGGTGGGCTTTCCCATGGTAGTTTGCGATGCACCAGAGGAGATAAAGGCCCATGCC
Proteins encoded in this region:
- a CDS encoding HAD-IIIA family hydrolase, with amino-acid sequence MDLKERALKVRLLVLDVDGVLTDGRLYYTSRGEEIKVFNVKDGFGIKMAQMAGIRVGVISGRKSKALRKRLEELGIEEAHLGFNEKLPVLEDMLRRLSIDLEHVAFIGDDYVDLPILKRVGFPMVVCDAPEEIKAHALYTTKAKGGEGAVREAIEFLLKLRGQWEEIISKYHA
- a CDS encoding DEAD/DEAH box helicase, with the protein product MDFNFSQLSDLVQRALKDMGFEKPTPIQKEAIPLALKGYDIMGQAATGTGKTAAFGIPIVEGSKKEEGTTALIMTPTRELALQVKEQLQQLSKYKGLKVFSFYGGTPVQKDLELLWKITPNIVVGTPGRLKDLMMRGLFNFDNLKYFVLDEADRMLDMGFIEDIEWIISQLPKERQTFLFSATMPREVESLAKRHLRKDYKFVKVITEELKPKIEERLIKLNSSRQKLSELEKILREHLLEKVIVFVKTKKDAREITEELKRRGFNVVSLHGDMTQRQRENSLRLFKEGKVKIVVATDVASRGLDIKGVSLVINYHIPEDPEVYIHRIGRTGRIGSYGKAYSLVTPEDSRALMRIKKLKESYSEA